The following is a genomic window from Anaeromusa acidaminophila DSM 3853.
TTTTTATCAATATCCTTTTTCCAAAAACGCTTTCTATATTAGATTTGTATTCTTTATAAAATTTTAATTTCTTGCAAGATTTAAGAAAGAAATATCGAATTATACCAGCATCACACTAAAAAAGAGGTGTTGACCATGCAGGAAGATTTTCGCCTTCTTTTGCTTGCCGATACTGCCCTGGATCGCAAACAGCTAGAACGTCTCCTGTCCAAATATGCGCCTCATATCTGCCTTTATGAACAGTCCTTCTTCGAAAAAAACTCGGATGTCTCTTTCCATGGCGCTCTTATAGATTATGCTATTAACACCGCCAGCGGCCTTCCCTTATGGCAGCATTTCCAAGAACGCCACCCGTCTATCCCCTTAATTTTACTAACTGACGAAGCCCTTTGGCCGCAGCAAGCTATTGACGCCGGCATTATCGACTTTATTCCCAAAAGCGCCGCCTACCAACCCCAGGTGCTGCTGCCGCTGCTCCTGCGTCTTCAACAGCAGCAACACCATACCCATCATCTGCTGGCGCAAATGCGCCACAGCGAAGCGCAGCGGCAGCTACTGATGGAACAGACTATCGGCGGCATTCTCCTTAGCGACCCTCAAGGCTATTATGTAGAAGCCAACTCTCGCATGTGCGCCATGCTGGGCTATGAAAAGGAGCAGCTTCTCGGTCTGCGGTTAGAGGATTTGACGCCTCCGGAATTGACGGCGCGCTTAGGAGAACTGCGCAGCCCGCTGCCGGCCGGAACCTCCCTGCTCATTGATTGGTCCCTGCTGCGCAAAGACGGCACCCACATGCCGGTAGAGATGAAAATTTCCCGTAGCGGCAACCGCTATCTCAGCATTGTTCGCGACATCACCCGCCGCCAACGAAAAGATGCCGTATCAGCACTGCTGCACCGCGTCAATCAGGCCATTTTAAAAGATCAGCCGGTCAACCGTATTTTAAGCATGGTCTGCGAAGAGCTTTTGTCGATTTATTCTCTAACCCTCAGTTTTGTCGGCGCCAAGGGCGCCGATGGCAACGTCGAGTTATGTCAAGCCGCCTGTATTAATCCCGAAGAAATCCCCAAGCTTAATATTCGCTGGGACGACACGCCTCAAGGCTATGGCCCCAGCGGCGAGGCGTTGCGTACCGGCAAAACCCAGATGATCAGCTGCGACGACCCTCGCTTTTCTCCTTGGACGGAACAAGTAAAACGCTACGGGTTGGAGGGCGCCATTTCCGTCCCCATGTCCTTGGGAAATAACATGGACGGCGTTCTTTGCATTTACGGCAAGAAGGGCTATATCTGGAATGAAGAACTGAAACTAGAATTGGAACGAGTCGCACAAAAAATTACGAATGTACTGCAATTTACCCATCATCGCCAAGAAGCGAATCTTCTGCGCTCCGCCTTGCGCGCTACCGCTAACAGCGTCGTTATTACCGACGCCGAGGGAAAAATATGTTGGCTCAACTCCGCTTTCAGCGCGCTTACCGGATATTCAGAAGCGGAAGCTCTGGGAAAAAACCCGCGAATTTTACGTTCCATATTACAAGATGATTCTTTTTACCAGCATCTTTGGAGCACCATTACTTCCGGTCAGCCCTGGCACGGCGAGCTTGTAAACCGACGCAAAGACGGCAGCTTATATCACGAAGAAATGACCATCACTCCTATTTGGGACGCCGATGCCGCCATCACTCATTTCGTAGCGGTTAAGCAAGACATTACTTCCCGTAAAGAAGCGGAGCTGGCGTTAGAAACATACCGAATGTTTTTCCATAACGCCCGGGATAAAATGTTTCTTTTGGATACGGATGGCGTTATTATCGCCGCCAATCAGGCTGTCGAACTCACCTACGGCTATACGTCCGAGGAACTCCAGAGCCTCAGCATTCGTGAACTGCGAGCGCCGGAAACCTTGGGAGACTGGCCAGAGCAAATGCAGACAGCCCGTACTACCGATATTCTTTTCGAGACTATTCACAAGCATAAGGATGGTACCACATTCCCTGTCGAAGTTCGCTCTTGCCAAGCAGTTCTTGACGGTAAAAAATACCTGCTCAGCATCGTCCGCGACATTAGCATTCGCAAGAAAGCGGAGCAAGAAGCCCACGAAGCACAGCAGCGAGCAGCGCAAGCGGAGCGCATGGCCCTCATCGGCACTATGGCTGCGGCCATCACTCATGAGATCAATCAACCCCTCAACGCCCTGCAGTTGACCGCCGA
Proteins encoded in this region:
- a CDS encoding PAS domain S-box protein; translated protein: MQEDFRLLLLADTALDRKQLERLLSKYAPHICLYEQSFFEKNSDVSFHGALIDYAINTASGLPLWQHFQERHPSIPLILLTDEALWPQQAIDAGIIDFIPKSAAYQPQVLLPLLLRLQQQQHHTHHLLAQMRHSEAQRQLLMEQTIGGILLSDPQGYYVEANSRMCAMLGYEKEQLLGLRLEDLTPPELTARLGELRSPLPAGTSLLIDWSLLRKDGTHMPVEMKISRSGNRYLSIVRDITRRQRKDAVSALLHRVNQAILKDQPVNRILSMVCEELLSIYSLTLSFVGAKGADGNVELCQAACINPEEIPKLNIRWDDTPQGYGPSGEALRTGKTQMISCDDPRFSPWTEQVKRYGLEGAISVPMSLGNNMDGVLCIYGKKGYIWNEELKLELERVAQKITNVLQFTHHRQEANLLRSALRATANSVVITDAEGKICWLNSAFSALTGYSEAEALGKNPRILRSILQDDSFYQHLWSTITSGQPWHGELVNRRKDGSLYHEEMTITPIWDADAAITHFVAVKQDITSRKEAELALETYRMFFHNARDKMFLLDTDGVIIAANQAVELTYGYTSEELQSLSIRELRAPETLGDWPEQMQTARTTDILFETIHKHKDGTTFPVEVRSCQAVLDGKKYLLSIVRDISIRKKAEQEAHEAQQRAAQAERMALIGTMAAAITHEINQPLNALQLTADGPLYLHHHNKPIDTQRLWDALEKISKQSRRISSIIQSMRSFVRSGSEKVTGSCDLNEAVRTAAENLRSRLWEEGIQLQLELDKEAGYVPGDSMRLEEAITNLLVNAEQALGDADPAATKQIALQTHHKGDYVILEVRDTGPGFQSDILPRAFEPFVSTKAVGRGMGLGLAIVRSLMQAYGGDITAENMPTGGACIRVILPQQNN